One Avibacterium avium genomic window carries:
- a CDS encoding helix-hairpin-helix domain-containing protein yields MSQIIRLTATNGQTIEFIDEVKAQGGMKDVMFSPNRDYVVAFFREKADQETKERLEMITETYRKRIFEQEGGEYLKKLFCWPTAVVEYQGRLGVVSPFYRDCFFFQYGSRNNDMLQIKGKDKDGKWFASASNRNKFLDPKELGDWMLHLKVCLMLARAVRRMHMAGLSHSDLGYKNCLIDPTTGQACLIDIDGLVVPGKHPPTVVGTPDFIAPEVVATQHLDKTDPKRKLPSRTTDLHALAVLIYMYLLYRHPLRGDKVFDMNDSQRDEELAMGEKALFIEHPTDKSNRIKVKNLRPTELPWKDTDKVPYKITGPYLSALFERAFISDLHNPAGRPTADEWEQALVKTVDLLQPCSNPKCEQKWYAFDNSTKPKCPFCGTSHQGVLPVLNLYSVAPNGSYRPDNHRIMVYDGQGLYKWHADTRVFPNEKLKTSDAQRMAYFRFYQGDWWLVNEHFPQMINIKTKQLIAIGEKVKLEEGGQILLQQGEGGRLLVVQIAGA; encoded by the coding sequence ATGAGTCAAATTATCCGTTTAACTGCGACTAATGGTCAAACGATAGAGTTTATAGATGAAGTAAAAGCACAAGGTGGAATGAAAGATGTAATGTTTTCACCTAATCGAGATTATGTAGTGGCATTTTTTCGTGAAAAAGCGGATCAGGAAACCAAAGAACGCTTAGAAATGATCACGGAAACATACCGCAAACGTATTTTTGAACAAGAGGGCGGCGAATATTTGAAGAAATTATTTTGTTGGCCTACTGCGGTAGTGGAATATCAAGGTCGATTAGGGGTAGTGAGCCCTTTTTATCGAGATTGTTTCTTCTTTCAATATGGTAGTCGTAATAACGATATGTTGCAAATTAAAGGCAAAGATAAAGATGGTAAATGGTTTGCTTCAGCTTCTAATCGTAACAAATTTCTTGATCCCAAAGAGCTGGGTGATTGGATGTTGCATCTGAAAGTCTGTTTGATGCTAGCTAGAGCAGTACGAAGAATGCATATGGCTGGATTAAGTCATAGTGATTTGGGTTATAAAAACTGTTTGATCGATCCGACAACGGGACAAGCTTGTTTAATTGATATTGATGGTTTGGTTGTACCAGGTAAACATCCTCCAACAGTAGTGGGAACGCCAGATTTTATTGCGCCAGAGGTTGTTGCAACTCAACATTTAGATAAGACAGATCCTAAACGTAAATTGCCGAGTCGAACAACAGATCTCCATGCATTAGCCGTATTGATTTATATGTATTTGCTTTATCGTCACCCTCTTCGTGGTGATAAGGTATTTGATATGAATGATAGCCAACGAGATGAAGAGCTAGCAATGGGGGAAAAAGCGCTTTTTATTGAACATCCAACAGATAAAAGTAACCGCATTAAGGTGAAAAACCTTCGGCCTACAGAATTGCCTTGGAAAGATACGGATAAGGTTCCTTATAAAATTACTGGACCATATCTGAGTGCATTATTTGAGCGAGCCTTTATTTCTGATTTGCATAATCCAGCGGGAAGACCAACGGCTGATGAATGGGAACAAGCTTTGGTCAAGACTGTTGATTTATTGCAGCCATGTAGCAATCCGAAATGCGAGCAGAAATGGTATGCCTTTGATAATTCGACTAAGCCGAAATGCCCATTTTGTGGCACATCACATCAGGGCGTATTACCTGTATTAAATCTCTATTCAGTAGCACCAAATGGCAGTTACCGTCCTGATAATCATCGTATTATGGTGTATGACGGGCAAGGACTTTACAAATGGCATGCGGATACGCGAGTTTTTCCAAATGAGAAACTCAAAACATCAGATGCTCAAAGAATGGCTTATTTTCGTTTTTATCAGGGCGATTGGTGGTTGGTAAATGAACATTTTCCACAAATGATTAATATTAAAACTAAGCAACTTATTGCAATAGGCGAAAAAGTAAAATTGGAAGAAGGTGGACAAATTTTATTGCAGCAAGGTGAAGGTGGGCGTTTACTTGTCGTCCAAATAGCTGGAGCGTAA
- a CDS encoding TerD family protein: MAISLTKGQNVSLSKTDPSLKNVLVGLGWDARSTDGQNFDLDASIFMTKENGKVPSDSYFIFYNQVHSPCGGVEHTGDNLTGDGDGDDESIIVKLDQIQNDIKSLFIAVTIHEAEARRQNFGQVSNAFVRLVNHDTDEEIVRFDLSEDYSTETAMIFGEIYRHNGEWKFRAIGQGYSGGLYALCQQYGVNVG, translated from the coding sequence ATGGCAATTTCTTTAACAAAAGGACAAAACGTTTCATTAAGCAAAACAGATCCAAGTTTAAAAAATGTGTTGGTTGGTTTAGGCTGGGATGCTCGTTCTACTGATGGTCAGAATTTCGATTTAGATGCAAGCATTTTTATGACTAAAGAGAATGGTAAAGTCCCTTCAGATAGTTATTTTATTTTTTACAACCAAGTTCATTCGCCTTGCGGTGGAGTCGAACACACGGGGGATAATCTAACGGGAGATGGTGATGGAGATGATGAAAGTATCATTGTGAAATTAGATCAAATTCAAAATGATATTAAATCTCTTTTTATCGCTGTGACTATTCACGAAGCAGAAGCTCGCCGACAAAATTTTGGACAAGTAAGTAATGCGTTTGTTCGCTTGGTTAATCACGATACAGATGAAGAAATCGTTCGTTTTGATTTATCAGAAGATTACAGTACAGAAACAGCGATGATTTTTGGTGAAATCTATCGCCATAACGGAGAATGGAAATTTCGTGCTATTGGTCAAGGTTATTCAGGTGGATTGTATGCGCTGTGTCAACAATATGGCGTAAATGTAGGATAA